Proteins from a single region of Punica granatum isolate Tunisia-2019 chromosome 8, ASM765513v2, whole genome shotgun sequence:
- the LOC116188887 gene encoding uncharacterized protein LOC116188887: MAVVYASDIPVLKEVEAVMDPATLCAVHFVILGYLVEALGLLKSDAGRASSISLFTVGDFLNFLSAIFFAIHMLRTEHFSRCTKKETFLALLGYEISVAAVLSTLWHLIGGWFSGVQDFERSSWTGGSSTVQVFGSSTPKKEVENDETNNSIQFLSAVEKQKLKNGLSASPPVVRSREDVKDIL, from the exons ATGGCTGTTGTCTATG CAAGTGACATACCAGTTCTGAAAGAGGTAGAGGCTGTGATGGACCCAGCAACCTTGTGTGCGGTGCATTTCGTTAT TTTGGGCTATCTTGTGGAGGCACTTGGGCTACTTAAATCTGATGCGGGTCGTGCATCCTCTATTTCTCTGTTCACA GTTGGAGATTTTTTGAACTTCTTGAGTGCAATATTTTTCGCTATTCACATGCTCCGAACAGAACACTTTTCGAGATGCACAAAGAAAGAAACCTTCTTGGCCCTCCTTGGATATGAG ATCTCAGTTGCCGCTGTGTTATCCACCCTCTGGCATCTCATTGGAGGATGGTTCAGTGGTGTTCAAGACTTTGAGCGATCATCTTGGACAG GCGGAAGTTCAACAGTACAGGTATTCGGGTCTTCGACACCCAAGAAAGAAGTTGAGAATGATGAGACCAACAACAGCATCCAGTTTCTCTCGGCCGTAGAGAAGCAAAAGCTGAAGAATGGCCTCTCCGCTTCACCTCCTGTTGTCAGATCTCGCGAGGATGTGAAAGATATATTATAG
- the LOC116189206 gene encoding pentatricopeptide repeat-containing protein At3g18020, which produces MSPAPKPSLSLLSSNSLRFLHCYSSFFSSSRPSASFHRPADRAEGLEPGPRQAATAAPYQAHDIHHSRAALPGYHPGPPDLAGVIHALCDDRRFPEAHHRFLRSITSTPWCIPDSRTCNILLARLLDSRDPYRTLEAVNCLCRVKPEYVPSLTNYNRLIDQLCALSRPDDARRLFLDMVSRGHVPSPVSYTTLIHGYCKVGNLGAAQQLFGEMPERGVSPNSLTYSVLVSGFLHKRNLEQGMEGIHRLWDVMKHKVEDSAVKSAAFSNLIESLCREGYLNQLFEIAEEMPQGQCVPEGFAYGQMIDSLCKVGKHHGASRIVYMMRNRGFTPSLVSYNSIVHGLCKDGGGMRAFQLLEEGIGFGYVPSEYTYKVLIEALCREPDLPKAQKVFQIMLEQEGMNRTRICNIFLRALCLVNNAAELLNVLMFMLENDYKPDVITLNTVINGFCKMGRMEEALKVLKDMMAGKFCSPDAVTFTAVICGLLDVGRVTEALQLLNQAFNEEDSRPGVVTYNAVLRGLFKLRRAEEAQEIIHSMGRLGVKPDCRTYAIVIDGLCDCGYLDDTKKLWDEVIWPSGVHDDYVYAALLNGICRSGNLNEAWHFLYELVDCGVVPNVVCYNILIDKACKLGLKREAYQIVGEMKKNGLVPDAVTWRILDKLHCETEK; this is translated from the coding sequence ATGTCCCCTGCACCAAAGCCTTCTCTGTCTCTCTTGTCCTCAAACTCTCTCAGATTCCTCCATTGCTATtcctccttcttctcctcttcgcGACCCTCCGCCTCGTTCCACCGTCCCGCTGACCGTGCCGAAGGTCTCGAACCTGGCCCAAGACAGGCGGCCACCGCCGCACCCTACCAGGCCCACGACATCCACCACTCCCGCGCCGCCCTGCCCGGCTACCACCCCGGCCCTCCCGACCTCGCGGGCGTCATCCATGCGCTCTGTGACGACCGCCGCTTCCCCGAGGCCCACCACCGGTTCCTGCGCTCCATCACCAGCACCCCCTGGTGCATCCCCGACTCGCGCACCTGCAACATCCTCCTTGCGCGCCTCCTCGACTCGCGCGACCCCTACCGCACGCTCGAGGCCGTGAACTGTCTCTGCAGAGTCAAGCCCGAGTACGTGCCTTCTTTGACCAACTATAACCGTCTGATCGATCAGCTTTGCGCCTTGTCCAGACCCGATGACGCGCGCAGGTTGTTTCTCGACATGGTGAGCAGAGGGCATGTCCCGAGTCCAGTTTCTTACACTACTCTCATCCACGGGTACTGTAAAGTTGGGAACTTGGGCGCTGCTCAGCAGCTGTTTGGCGAAATGCCTGAACGAGGGGTATCCCCCAATTCTTTGACTTACAGTGTTCTTGTCTCGGGTTTTCTCCACAAGCGCAATCTGGAACAGGGAATGGAAGGCATTCACAGACTCTGGGATGTAATGAAGCACAAGGTAGAGGACTCAGCAGTAAAAAGCGCGGCTTTTTCAAATCTTATAGAGTCTCTGTGCCGAGAAGGATATCTGAATCAGTTGTTCGAGATAGCAGAGGAGATGCCTCAGGGGCAGTGTGTGCCCGAGGGGTTTGCATACGGGCAGATGATAGATTCTCTGTGTAAGGTTGGGAAGCACCACGGTGCTTCGAGGATTGTTTACATGATGAGGAACAGAGGGTTCACCCCAAGCCTAGTTTCGTATAATTCCATTGTCCATGGACTTTGCAAGGATGGAGGAGGGATGAGGGCTTTCCAGTTGCTAGAAGAAGGAATTGGATTTGGGTACGTGCCCTCGGAGTACACATACAAGGTTCTCATCGAAGCTCTTTGTCGGGAACCAGACCTTCCCAAGGCTCAAAAGGTGTTCCAAATTATGTTGGAGCAAGAGGGAATGAACAGAACACGAATCTGCAACATCTTCTTGAGAGCCCTCTGTCTTGTCAACAACGCGGCCGAGCTCTTGAACGTGCTCATGTTCATGCTCGAGAATGATTACAAACCTGATGTTATAACCCTCAACACGGTGATCAATGGGTTCTGCAAGATGGGGAGGATGGAGGAGGCCTTGAAGGTTCTGAAGGATATGATGGCTGGCAAATTCTGCTCTCCAGATGCTGTCACGTTCACTGCAGTTATCTGTGGGTTGTTGGACGTCGGAAGAGTCACGGAGGCCCTACAATTACTGAATCAGGCCTTTAATGAGGAGGACTCAAGGCCTGGTGTCGTGACTTACAATGCTGTTCTTCGTGGGTTATTCAAGCTCCGCAGAGCAGAGGAAGCACAGGAGATAATTCATAGCATGGGACGGCTTGGCGTCAAACCAGATTGCAGAACCTATGCCATAGTAATTGACGGGCTATGTGACTGCGGATATTTAGATGACACTAAGAAGTTGTGGGATGAAGTCATTTGGCCCTCTGGAGTTCACGATGATTATGTTTACGCTGCTTTGCTGAATGGTATCTGCAGGTCAGGCAACTTAAATGAGGCCTGGCATTTTCTGTACGAGCTCGTGGACTGCGGGGTGGTTCCTAATGTTGTTTGCTATAACATTTTGATTGATAAGGCCTGCAAGTTGGG